In a single window of the Silvimonas iriomotensis genome:
- a CDS encoding DUF3291 domain-containing protein, which translates to MSQYQLAQLNIGIAKGPIDSPVMADFVANLDRINALAESSPGFVWRLKDDAGNATDLRPYDPDTLVNMSVWQDVDALRHYVYHTAHTEIMSRRREFFERMPESYLVLWWVEAGHIPTTEEAKERLDCLRRHGPTAFAFTFKQAWPAPDARGESFTVFEDTCPAG; encoded by the coding sequence ATGTCGCAATACCAGCTTGCCCAGCTCAACATCGGTATCGCCAAAGGCCCGATCGACTCGCCGGTCATGGCCGATTTTGTCGCCAACCTGGATCGGATCAACGCGCTGGCGGAGTCTTCGCCCGGTTTTGTCTGGCGGCTGAAGGACGACGCCGGCAATGCCACCGATCTGCGCCCCTACGACCCTGATACGCTGGTCAACATGTCGGTCTGGCAGGATGTCGACGCGTTGCGGCATTACGTCTATCACACCGCCCACACCGAAATCATGAGCCGCCGCCGCGAGTTCTTTGAACGCATGCCAGAGTCATACCTGGTGCTGTGGTGGGTTGAGGCCGGCCATATTCCGACGACCGAAGAGGCCAAAGAACGGCTTGATTGCCTGCGCCGGCACGGCCCGACTGCGTTCGCGTTCACCTTCAAACAAGCCTGGCCCGCACCGGATGCACGCGGCGAAAGCTTTACGGTTTTTGAAGATACCTGCCCGGCCGGCTAA
- a CDS encoding pyridoxal phosphate-dependent aminotransferase — MEAILKSNKLLNVCYEIRGPVPEKARQMEEEGYRIIKLNIGNLAPFGFEAPDEVVQDVIRNLPNSAGYVDSKGLFPARKAIMHYTQEKGIADVTVDDIYIGNGASELIVMSMQGLLNNGDEVLVPMPDYPLWTAAVSLAGGTPRHYLCDDANGWLPSLDDIRAKITPRTRAIVVINPNNPTGALYPDDLLKEIVEIARQNKLIIYADEIYDKVLYDGRTHTSLASLAEDVLFVTFNGLSKNYRACGYRAGWMVVSGNKKIAKDYIEGLNILATMRLCANVPAQYAIQTALGGYQSINDLVKPGGRLTRQRDLAYDLLNSIPGVTCNKPQAALYMFPKLDPKMYPVQDDQQLILELLQEEKVLMVQGTGFNWPQPDHFRMTFLPNLDDLTDALGRVERFLSGYRKRHGTA; from the coding sequence ATGGAAGCCATTCTCAAGTCGAACAAACTGCTGAACGTTTGCTACGAAATCCGCGGCCCGGTGCCCGAAAAAGCCCGGCAGATGGAAGAAGAAGGCTATCGCATCATCAAACTGAACATTGGCAACCTGGCCCCGTTTGGTTTTGAAGCACCGGATGAAGTGGTTCAGGACGTCATCCGCAACCTGCCCAACTCGGCCGGTTATGTGGATTCCAAAGGCTTGTTCCCGGCCCGCAAGGCCATCATGCATTACACCCAGGAAAAGGGCATTGCAGACGTCACCGTTGATGACATCTACATTGGCAACGGCGCGTCCGAGCTGATCGTGATGTCCATGCAGGGTCTGCTGAACAACGGCGACGAAGTCCTCGTGCCGATGCCCGACTACCCGCTGTGGACCGCTGCCGTGAGTCTGGCCGGCGGCACCCCGCGCCATTATCTGTGTGATGACGCCAACGGCTGGCTGCCGTCGCTGGACGACATCCGCGCCAAGATCACCCCGCGCACGCGCGCCATTGTGGTGATCAACCCGAACAACCCGACCGGCGCGCTGTATCCGGATGATCTGCTCAAAGAGATCGTCGAGATCGCCCGCCAGAACAAGCTGATCATTTACGCCGACGAGATCTACGACAAGGTCTTGTACGACGGCCGCACGCACACCTCGCTGGCTTCGCTGGCCGAAGACGTGCTGTTTGTCACCTTCAATGGTTTGTCCAAGAACTACCGCGCCTGCGGCTATCGCGCCGGCTGGATGGTGGTGTCGGGCAACAAAAAAATCGCCAAAGATTACATTGAAGGGCTGAATATTCTGGCCACCATGCGCTTGTGCGCCAACGTGCCGGCGCAATACGCCATCCAGACGGCGCTGGGCGGCTATCAAAGTATCAACGATCTGGTGAAACCGGGTGGCCGCCTGACGCGTCAGCGCGATCTGGCGTACGACCTGCTCAACAGCATTCCTGGCGTGACCTGCAACAAGCCGCAAGCGGCCTTGTACATGTTCCCGAAACTGGACCCGAAAATGTACCCGGTGCAGGACGACCAGCAGCTGATCCTGGAACTGTTGCAAGAAGAAAAAGTGCTGATGGTGCAAGGCACCGGCTTTAACTGGCCGCAGCCGGATCATTTCCGCATGACCTTCCTGCCTAACCTGGATGACCTGACCGATGCGCTGGGCCGCGTCGAGCGCTTCCTCTCGGGTTATCGCAAACGGCACGGTACGGCATAA
- the rpsT gene encoding 30S ribosomal protein S20: MANSAQARKRARQAEEARQHNASQRSAFRTAIKKVLKAVEAGDKSAAQAVFQQSVSTIDSLADKKIFHKNKAARHKSRLSAAIKAMAA, encoded by the coding sequence ATGGCAAATAGCGCCCAAGCTCGCAAGCGTGCGCGTCAGGCTGAAGAAGCCCGCCAACACAATGCTAGTCAGCGTTCGGCATTCCGCACTGCGATCAAGAAGGTGCTGAAGGCCGTTGAAGCTGGCGATAAGTCTGCTGCTCAAGCAGTATTCCAGCAGTCTGTCAGCACCATCGACAGCCTGGCTGACAAGAAGATCTTCCACAAGAACAAGGCAGCTCGTCACAAGAGCCGTCTGTCCGCTGCAATCAAGGCCATGGCTGCCTGA
- a CDS encoding N-acetylmuramoyl-L-alanine amidase, with protein MSRATRPHALTPDSGRRSALRAAVSTLFLTVVPAGLARAAAAASVVAVRVWPAQAYTRVTIESTAPLTFNQFVLKNPDRLVVDLQGVDLDSELQKLAGKVGNDDPYIQQLRAGLNKPGTVRLVLDLKTEVRPQVFSLAPVAEYKNRLVIDLYPAVQKDPLLAFLDNQTTPDGLLDPQQLKLDKNTSAASQPQQAPQQAAQPDRSPADDVLAQTDGKPIDRSKLKVDRLITVVLDPGHGGEDPGATGPAGNHEKDVVLSIARKLKARLESDPNIRVVMTRDADFFVPLGVRVKKARAVQGDLFMSIHADAFIRPDANGSSVFVLSDKGATSTAAKWLAQTQNDADLIGGVKISNTQDKYLAHTLMDLTQTATLNDSMRFGRAMLTELGGLNRLHKGAVEQAGFAVLKAPDIPSILVETAFISNPQEEQRLISDDYQDKMADTLHTGIKKYFARNPPLSRTKLAQS; from the coding sequence ATGTCTCGCGCAACTCGCCCTCACGCCCTGACCCCAGATTCTGGCCGTCGCAGCGCCCTGCGCGCCGCGGTCTCGACCCTCTTTTTGACTGTTGTTCCTGCCGGTCTTGCCCGTGCCGCCGCGGCGGCCAGCGTGGTGGCAGTGCGCGTCTGGCCCGCCCAGGCGTACACCCGCGTCACCATTGAATCGACCGCGCCGCTCACGTTTAACCAGTTCGTACTCAAAAATCCGGATCGCCTTGTGGTGGATTTGCAAGGGGTGGATCTGGACAGCGAACTGCAAAAACTGGCCGGCAAGGTGGGTAACGACGATCCCTACATCCAGCAATTGCGTGCGGGCCTGAACAAACCGGGCACCGTGCGGCTGGTGCTCGACCTGAAAACCGAGGTGCGCCCGCAGGTGTTTTCGCTGGCGCCGGTGGCCGAGTACAAAAACCGCCTGGTGATCGACCTCTACCCTGCCGTGCAGAAAGACCCGCTGCTGGCGTTCCTGGATAACCAGACCACGCCGGATGGCCTGCTGGACCCGCAGCAACTCAAGCTCGACAAGAACACGAGTGCCGCCAGCCAGCCGCAACAGGCCCCGCAGCAAGCGGCCCAGCCGGATCGCTCGCCTGCAGATGACGTGCTGGCACAAACCGATGGCAAGCCGATCGACCGCAGCAAGCTCAAGGTGGATCGCCTGATCACGGTGGTGCTTGATCCTGGCCATGGCGGTGAAGACCCCGGTGCCACCGGCCCGGCGGGGAATCACGAAAAAGACGTGGTGCTGTCGATTGCCCGCAAACTGAAGGCTCGGCTGGAATCCGACCCCAATATCCGGGTGGTGATGACGCGCGATGCCGACTTTTTCGTGCCGCTGGGTGTGCGCGTGAAAAAAGCGCGCGCGGTGCAGGGTGACCTCTTCATGTCCATCCACGCCGATGCGTTTATCCGGCCGGATGCCAACGGTTCGTCCGTCTTTGTGTTATCTGACAAGGGCGCGACCAGTACTGCAGCCAAATGGCTGGCACAAACCCAGAACGATGCCGACTTGATCGGTGGTGTGAAGATCAGCAACACCCAGGACAAATACCTGGCCCACACGCTGATGGACCTCACCCAGACTGCCACGCTGAACGACAGCATGCGCTTTGGCCGCGCCATGCTGACTGAACTGGGTGGCCTGAACCGGCTGCACAAAGGCGCGGTGGAACAAGCCGGGTTTGCGGTGCTCAAGGCGCCGGATATCCCGTCGATTCTGGTGGAAACGGCGTTTATCTCTAACCCGCAAGAAGAACAGCGCCTGATCAGCGACGACTATCAGGACAAGATGGCCGACACCTTGCACACCGGCATCAAGAAATACTTTGCCAGGAATCCGCCGCTGTCGCGGACCAAGCTGGCCCAGAGCTGA
- the pxpB gene encoding 5-oxoprolinase subunit PxpB, which produces MNPVIQPLGDTALVLSVSATLEDQRRLWIMQKLLQQQFPAWWVVLGVGNLTVRFDPMIEDASVIEHGIELAWQRSQKRMEVASRHHDVPVVYGGKAGPDLARVAEHAGISPAQVVERHAAAQYVVFCIGFLPGFPYLGGLDPQLATPRLDKPRIKVPAGAVGIGGAQTGIYPSASPGGWNLIGHTDLRLFNPAMIPPALLAPGDTLRFVPTEVRA; this is translated from the coding sequence ATGAATCCGGTGATCCAGCCGCTGGGCGATACGGCACTGGTCCTGAGTGTGTCCGCAACCCTGGAAGACCAGCGACGCCTCTGGATCATGCAAAAACTGCTGCAACAACAATTTCCCGCCTGGTGGGTGGTGCTGGGCGTGGGCAATCTGACGGTCCGGTTTGACCCGATGATTGAAGACGCTTCGGTGATTGAACACGGCATCGAACTGGCCTGGCAACGCAGCCAGAAGCGGATGGAGGTCGCCAGCCGCCATCATGATGTGCCGGTGGTGTACGGCGGCAAGGCCGGGCCGGATCTGGCGCGGGTGGCCGAACACGCCGGCATCAGCCCGGCGCAGGTGGTTGAGCGCCACGCGGCGGCGCAATACGTGGTGTTCTGCATCGGTTTTTTGCCTGGTTTTCCGTACCTGGGCGGGCTGGACCCGCAACTGGCCACGCCGCGGCTGGACAAGCCCCGGATCAAGGTGCCGGCCGGTGCCGTGGGCATTGGCGGCGCGCAAACCGGCATCTACCCCAGCGCGTCACCGGGCGGCTGGAACCTGATCGGCCATACCGATCTGCGGTTGTTCAACCCGGCCATGATTCCGCCCGCCTTGCTGGCCCCCGGCGACACGCTGCGCTTTGTGCCGACCGAGGTGCGCGCATGA
- a CDS encoding sensor domain-containing diguanylate cyclase — MNTRYQPARVSTLAFGFVCVVCLLLVIMDIALSWNARDQQLKEMREETTNLAHAAAHHAQATFKVTDTVLFGMVERLEFDGTGILQMQRLHRFLQQQLLEQPHLAGLFVYDEQGNWLTSSQAQVSYNLNNSDRDYFIWHRTHTDRGPHIGKPVISRSTGLWIIPVSRRFNHDDGSFAGVVLASVRLDYFSAFYNSFDIGSAGAMSLVLDNGTLLVRRPFNPANIGSDMRSSLVYQGYRNSDGSGSLIVKSIYDGVTRLNSFQQVEGWPVFVAAAFSRDEILAEWWRHTLFHSLGILVLVSILGLAGTHLVQQINLRARAQQDLLKAHRALENINATLQKMAAQDGLTGLANRRQFDSRLAEEFARAAREQTSLALIMIDVDFFKRYNDLYGHPAGDDCLRAISHAIDDLVHRPGDLAARYGGEEMAVLLPNTDLAGARSLAEKFCAAVRALDMIHAGNPASFVTISAGVHALIPRPDQHTPALVQPADEALYRAKESGRNRVESSASDA; from the coding sequence TTGAACACCAGGTATCAACCCGCACGGGTATCCACGCTGGCCTTTGGCTTTGTGTGCGTTGTATGTCTGCTGCTGGTCATCATGGATATCGCCCTGAGCTGGAACGCCCGCGATCAGCAACTGAAAGAAATGCGGGAGGAAACCACCAACCTGGCGCACGCCGCCGCCCATCATGCCCAGGCCACCTTCAAAGTCACCGATACCGTGCTGTTTGGCATGGTCGAGCGACTGGAGTTTGACGGCACCGGCATCTTGCAAATGCAGCGCCTGCACCGTTTTTTGCAGCAGCAATTGCTGGAACAACCGCATCTGGCCGGCCTGTTTGTGTATGACGAGCAAGGCAACTGGCTGACCAGTTCCCAGGCGCAAGTCAGCTACAACCTCAATAACTCAGACCGCGATTACTTTATCTGGCACCGCACCCACACCGATCGCGGGCCGCATATCGGCAAACCCGTGATCAGCCGTTCCACCGGCCTGTGGATCATTCCGGTCTCGCGCCGCTTCAATCATGACGATGGCAGCTTTGCCGGCGTGGTCCTGGCCTCGGTGCGGCTGGACTACTTTTCCGCGTTCTATAACAGTTTTGATATCGGCAGCGCCGGCGCCATGAGCCTGGTGCTGGACAACGGCACCTTGCTGGTTCGCCGCCCGTTCAACCCGGCCAATATTGGCTCTGACATGCGTAGCTCACTCGTATATCAGGGTTACCGCAACAGCGACGGCAGCGGCTCGCTGATCGTGAAATCCATCTACGATGGCGTCACCCGCCTGAACAGTTTCCAGCAGGTGGAAGGCTGGCCGGTCTTTGTCGCCGCTGCGTTCTCGCGCGATGAAATCCTGGCTGAATGGTGGCGTCACACTTTGTTCCACTCGCTGGGCATTCTGGTGCTGGTGTCGATCCTGGGGCTGGCCGGCACGCATCTGGTACAACAGATCAACCTGCGTGCACGGGCGCAGCAAGACTTGCTCAAGGCACACCGCGCGCTGGAAAACATCAACGCCACCTTGCAGAAAATGGCCGCGCAGGATGGCCTGACCGGCCTGGCCAACCGGCGCCAGTTTGATAGCCGGCTGGCCGAAGAATTCGCCCGCGCCGCACGTGAGCAAACGTCGCTGGCGCTGATCATGATCGATGTCGATTTCTTCAAGCGCTACAACGACTTGTACGGCCACCCGGCGGGCGACGACTGTCTGCGCGCCATCAGCCACGCCATTGATGATCTGGTACACCGCCCCGGCGATCTGGCCGCGCGCTACGGCGGCGAAGAAATGGCCGTGCTCTTGCCCAATACCGATCTGGCCGGCGCCCGCAGCCTGGCAGAGAAATTCTGCGCGGCGGTACGCGCGCTGGACATGATCCACGCCGGCAACCCGGCCAGCTTTGTCACGATCAGCGCCGGCGTGCACGCACTGATCCCGCGGCCGGACCAGCACACGCCTGCGCTGGTACAACCGGCCGATGAAGCGCTGTACCGCGCCAAAGAAAGCGGTCGCAACCGCGTGGAAAGCAGCGCAAGCGATGCCTGA
- the queG gene encoding tRNA epoxyqueuosine(34) reductase QueG produces the protein MSSIESSGPDLPALASQIKGWAQELGFARAAITGTDLSHAEPGLLAWLEAGFHGEMDYMARHGLKRARPAELVPGTLSVISVFMPYLPAGTSNADAVLAADNKAYLSRYALGRDYHKVLRNRLQKLADRIQQAVGEFGHRVFVDSAPVLEVELAKQAGLGWRGKHTLLLNREYGSFFFIGELFTDLPLPPDPPEQNEHCGRCTRCIDVCPTQAIVAPYKVDARRCISYLTIELKGSIPEEFRPMLGNRVYGCDDCQLVCPWNRFAVDSKEADFHVRHGLDDVELVTLFAWDEATFQNKMAGSAILRIGHERWLRNLAVGLGNASTSPQIIAALKSRENDPSEIVREHVAWALKRHGA, from the coding sequence ATGTCTTCCATTGAATCGTCAGGGCCGGATTTGCCCGCGCTGGCCAGCCAGATCAAAGGCTGGGCGCAAGAGCTGGGTTTTGCCCGCGCCGCCATTACCGGCACGGACCTGTCGCATGCCGAGCCCGGTTTGCTGGCCTGGCTTGAGGCAGGTTTTCACGGCGAGATGGATTATATGGCACGGCACGGCCTCAAACGCGCCCGGCCTGCAGAATTGGTGCCGGGTACGCTCTCGGTTATCAGCGTGTTCATGCCGTATTTGCCCGCGGGCACCTCCAATGCTGATGCCGTGCTGGCGGCGGACAACAAGGCGTATCTCTCGCGCTATGCGCTGGGGCGCGATTATCACAAGGTGTTGCGCAACCGCCTGCAAAAGCTGGCCGACCGCATCCAGCAGGCGGTCGGGGAGTTTGGCCACCGTGTCTTTGTTGACTCTGCGCCGGTGCTGGAAGTGGAACTGGCAAAGCAGGCCGGGCTGGGCTGGCGTGGCAAACACACGCTGTTGCTGAACCGGGAATATGGCTCATTCTTTTTTATTGGCGAGTTATTCACCGATTTGCCGCTGCCGCCGGACCCGCCAGAACAGAATGAACACTGTGGCCGCTGCACCCGCTGTATCGATGTTTGCCCGACCCAGGCGATTGTTGCACCCTACAAGGTTGATGCGCGGCGTTGTATCTCCTACCTTACCATTGAGTTGAAGGGGAGCATTCCAGAAGAATTCCGGCCCATGCTGGGCAACCGGGTTTACGGCTGTGATGACTGTCAGCTGGTGTGTCCGTGGAACCGTTTTGCGGTGGATAGCAAAGAGGCGGATTTTCACGTGCGGCACGGGCTTGATGACGTCGAGCTGGTTACCCTGTTTGCCTGGGATGAAGCCACATTCCAGAACAAGATGGCTGGCAGCGCCATTTTACGGATCGGTCATGAGCGCTGGTTGCGCAACCTGGCCGTCGGGCTTGGCAACGCCAGTACCTCGCCGCAGATCATTGCGGCACTCAAATCCCGCGAAAACGACCCGAGCGAGATCGTGCGCGAGCACGTCGCCTGGGCACTGAAAAGGCATGGTGCATGA
- the tsaE gene encoding tRNA (adenosine(37)-N6)-threonylcarbamoyltransferase complex ATPase subunit type 1 TsaE, with amino-acid sequence MHAADDTRSGYLADENATLALGARIANAMQPGMTVFLEGDLGAGKTTLTRGILRGMGFAGRVKSPTYTLVEPYAVSNLNLYHFDLYRFQDPMEWVDAGFRDYFNPHSICLIEWADKAAGLLPTADWTIRLTPFEDGRNIEIQAHTEHGKACLAQLALTP; translated from the coding sequence ATGCATGCTGCCGATGATACTAGAAGCGGTTACCTCGCTGACGAGAACGCGACACTGGCGCTGGGCGCGCGCATAGCCAACGCCATGCAACCGGGCATGACCGTGTTTCTTGAGGGCGACCTTGGCGCGGGCAAAACCACACTCACCCGCGGCATCTTGCGCGGCATGGGTTTTGCCGGCCGCGTGAAAAGTCCGACGTACACACTGGTTGAACCTTATGCTGTTTCTAATTTAAACTTGTATCATTTTGATTTATATAGATTTCAAGACCCTATGGAATGGGTGGATGCTGGCTTTCGGGATTACTTCAATCCGCACAGCATTTGCCTGATCGAATGGGCAGACAAGGCAGCAGGCTTGCTGCCAACCGCAGACTGGACTATCCGTCTTACGCCTTTTGAAGACGGAAGAAACATTGAAATTCAAGCACATACGGAGCACGGCAAGGCATGTCTCGCGCAACTCGCCCTCACGCCCTGA
- a CDS encoding diguanylate cyclase domain-containing protein, translating into MQANDELSPLPRVLVVDDSRIVRATIKKHLSGAYDIIEEADGEAGWQRLQADESVCLLISDLTMPELDGLGLLARIRSQSEARYRLLPIIIVSGEEDEETRQRCVNAGASDFVTKSTDRAEMLARVAANIELARTHKELDAVREEQARTATHVADGVGTNHLLKLQMEQSLSYARRHRSEVTVLLIEIDAFDQVQAKLGERVANQMLQLLGKQLAGKLRNEDTLAQVSGPQFAVVSASTTLSESRILGERLRQAIATARINFRGEQIQVTASIAVANSLHDDADATDALMTAASARLAARTEHNTVIVPQPSAVHVATPSIAEALALLHKGDAAEIAALKPHLPAILANLAPLLELANQELGLGWNTGQLPQ; encoded by the coding sequence ATGCAAGCAAATGATGAACTGTCGCCTCTGCCGCGCGTTCTGGTTGTCGACGATTCGCGCATTGTGCGCGCCACGATCAAAAAGCACCTGTCCGGTGCCTACGACATCATCGAAGAAGCCGATGGTGAAGCCGGATGGCAGCGTTTGCAGGCAGACGAATCCGTCTGTTTGCTGATTTCCGATCTGACCATGCCGGAACTGGATGGCCTGGGTTTGCTGGCCCGCATCCGGTCGCAATCCGAAGCGCGATACCGGCTGCTGCCAATCATCATTGTGTCTGGTGAAGAAGACGAAGAAACCCGCCAGCGCTGCGTTAATGCCGGCGCCAGTGACTTCGTGACCAAATCGACCGACCGCGCCGAAATGCTGGCCCGGGTGGCGGCCAATATCGAACTGGCACGCACCCACAAAGAACTGGATGCCGTGCGCGAAGAACAGGCCCGCACCGCGACCCATGTGGCCGATGGCGTGGGCACCAACCATTTGCTGAAACTGCAAATGGAGCAATCGCTGTCTTATGCCCGCCGTCATCGCAGCGAAGTCACCGTGCTGCTGATCGAGATCGACGCCTTTGATCAGGTGCAAGCCAAGCTGGGCGAGCGCGTCGCCAACCAGATGCTGCAATTGCTGGGCAAGCAACTGGCCGGCAAGCTGCGTAATGAAGACACGCTGGCTCAGGTGTCCGGCCCGCAATTTGCGGTGGTGTCGGCCTCGACCACGTTGTCGGAATCCCGCATTCTGGGCGAGCGTCTGCGGCAGGCCATTGCCACCGCGCGCATCAACTTCCGTGGCGAGCAGATTCAGGTTACCGCCAGTATTGCCGTGGCCAACTCATTGCATGACGATGCGGACGCCACCGATGCGCTGATGACCGCCGCCAGCGCCCGCCTGGCCGCGCGCACCGAGCACAATACCGTGATCGTGCCGCAACCGTCGGCGGTGCATGTCGCTACGCCATCCATTGCCGAGGCACTGGCTTTGCTGCACAAGGGCGACGCCGCCGAAATCGCCGCGCTCAAGCCGCATCTGCCGGCGATCCTGGCCAACCTGGCGCCGCTGCTGGAACTGGCGAACCAGGAACTGGGCCTGGGCTGGAATACCGGTCAGCTGCCGCAGTGA
- a CDS encoding Mth938-like domain-containing protein, which produces MKLHHTNVDNLNQFTSYGEGFVKVNQQQYDGSLIVTPSEVREWQPVRFEDLQAGHFEQLLELKPEVVLLGTGKSIRFPHPRLYAALAQAHVGLDVMDTGALCRTFNILTAEERRVVALVLSA; this is translated from the coding sequence ATGAAACTGCATCACACCAATGTCGATAACCTGAACCAGTTCACGTCTTATGGCGAAGGCTTCGTCAAGGTGAACCAGCAACAATACGACGGCAGCCTGATCGTGACGCCGTCTGAAGTGCGTGAATGGCAGCCCGTGCGGTTTGAAGACCTGCAGGCCGGACACTTTGAGCAATTGCTGGAACTCAAGCCGGAAGTCGTGCTGCTGGGTACCGGCAAAAGCATCCGTTTTCCGCATCCGCGCCTTTATGCCGCGCTGGCGCAGGCGCATGTCGGGCTGGATGTGATGGACACCGGCGCGCTGTGCCGTACCTTCAATATCCTGACCGCTGAAGAGCGCCGTGTGGTGGCGCTGGTGCTGAGTGCCTGA
- the murJ gene encoding murein biosynthesis integral membrane protein MurJ — MNLLKSLATTSSMTLASRVLGFARDAIVARMFGATLATDAFNVAFKLPNLLRRIFAEGAFSQAFVPILAEYKNTQGEEATRIFISYIAGLLTLVLAVITVLGVIGAPVVLWLTAPGFANTPDKFNLTVQLLHITFPYIFLISLASLAGGILNTWNRFSVPAFAPTLLNVSQIFFATVVAPHMAQPIIALAWGVIVGGVLQLLYQLPHLKKIGMLVLPRLNLKDAGVWRVLKQMGPAIFSVSVGQISLLINTIFASWLVSGSISWMYYADRLMEFPTGVLGVALGTILLPSLAKAHASKNPEEYSKLLDWGLRLCLMLALPSAVALAVISGPLVSALFQYGRFGAHDALMTQYALIAYSAGLIGLIMVKILAPGFYARQNIKTPVKIAVITLLLTQVMNLAFIWHLKHAGLSLAIGLGACCNASLLYYQLRRHGIFHPQPGWKAFFAKLLIAVVVMAIALYGTLVLMPAWDIGNMPSRIARLAGLVAVGLVAYFGMLGLLGFRPRDFSRNAVH; from the coding sequence ATGAATCTGCTGAAATCACTCGCCACGACCAGTTCCATGACGCTGGCCTCGCGGGTTCTGGGCTTCGCGCGGGACGCCATTGTCGCCCGCATGTTTGGCGCCACGCTCGCCACCGACGCGTTCAATGTGGCGTTCAAATTACCCAACCTGTTGCGGCGCATTTTTGCCGAAGGGGCGTTCAGCCAGGCCTTCGTGCCGATTCTGGCCGAGTATAAAAACACCCAGGGCGAAGAAGCCACCCGTATTTTCATCTCTTATATTGCCGGCCTGCTGACGCTGGTGCTGGCGGTGATCACCGTGCTGGGCGTCATTGGCGCCCCGGTGGTGCTGTGGCTCACGGCGCCGGGTTTTGCCAACACGCCAGACAAGTTCAACCTGACCGTGCAGCTCTTGCACATCACGTTTCCGTATATTTTCCTGATCTCGCTGGCCAGCCTGGCTGGCGGCATTCTGAATACCTGGAACCGTTTTTCCGTCCCCGCCTTCGCGCCGACGCTGTTGAATGTCTCGCAGATTTTCTTTGCCACCGTGGTGGCGCCGCACATGGCGCAACCGATTATCGCGCTGGCCTGGGGCGTGATTGTGGGCGGCGTGCTGCAACTGTTGTATCAACTGCCGCATCTGAAAAAGATCGGCATGCTGGTGCTGCCGCGCCTGAATCTGAAAGACGCCGGCGTGTGGCGCGTGCTCAAGCAGATGGGGCCGGCCATTTTCAGTGTGTCGGTCGGCCAGATTTCTTTGCTGATCAACACCATCTTTGCCTCGTGGCTGGTCTCGGGCTCGATCTCTTGGATGTATTACGCTGACCGCCTGATGGAATTCCCGACCGGCGTGCTGGGCGTTGCGCTGGGCACGATTTTGCTGCCTTCGCTGGCCAAGGCGCACGCCAGCAAAAACCCGGAAGAGTATTCAAAGCTGCTCGACTGGGGCTTGCGCCTGTGCCTGATGCTGGCCCTGCCCTCTGCCGTGGCGCTGGCGGTGATTTCCGGCCCGCTGGTCTCGGCGCTGTTCCAGTACGGCCGCTTTGGCGCGCACGACGCCTTGATGACGCAATATGCGCTGATTGCCTATTCAGCCGGGCTGATCGGTCTGATCATGGTCAAGATTCTGGCGCCGGGCTTTTATGCCCGCCAGAACATCAAGACGCCAGTGAAGATTGCCGTCATTACCCTGCTGCTGACGCAGGTCATGAACCTGGCGTTCATCTGGCATCTGAAGCATGCGGGCCTGTCGCTGGCGATTGGTCTGGGCGCCTGCTGCAATGCCTCGCTGCTGTATTACCAGTTGCGCCGGCACGGTATTTTCCACCCGCAACCGGGCTGGAAGGCTTTCTTTGCCAAGCTGCTGATTGCGGTCGTGGTCATGGCCATTGCGCTGTATGGCACGCTGGTGCTGATGCCGGCCTGGGATATCGGCAATATGCCCTCACGCATTGCGCGGCTGGCCGGGCTGGTGGCGGTAGGCCTTGTCGCTTACTTCGGCATGCTGGGTCTGCTGGGTTTCCGCCCGCGCGATTTCTCTCGTAACGCGGTGCACTGA